One window of the Chitinophaga niabensis genome contains the following:
- the fsa gene encoding fructose-6-phosphate aldolase has product MKFFIDTANLAQIQEAQDLGILDGVTTNPSLMAKEGIKGEAAIIKHYEAICEIVEGGDVSAEVLSTDFASIVEEGKKLAAIHPNIVVKVPMIKDGVKAIKWFTDNGIRTNCTLVFSAGQAILAAKAGAAYVSPFIGRIDDSSWDGVELIAQIAQIYSIQGFKTEILAASIRNALHIVKCAESGADVCTCPLDSILGLLKHPLTDIGLAKFLEDAKKM; this is encoded by the coding sequence ATGAAATTCTTTATTGATACAGCAAATCTCGCACAGATACAAGAAGCACAGGATTTAGGTATCCTGGACGGTGTAACAACCAATCCTTCGCTCATGGCTAAGGAAGGGATCAAAGGCGAGGCTGCCATCATTAAGCACTATGAAGCTATCTGCGAGATCGTGGAAGGCGGCGATGTAAGTGCGGAGGTTTTATCTACAGACTTTGCTTCCATCGTGGAAGAAGGTAAGAAACTGGCGGCTATTCACCCGAACATCGTGGTGAAAGTGCCTATGATCAAAGACGGTGTGAAAGCCATCAAATGGTTCACTGATAACGGTATCCGTACTAACTGCACCCTGGTGTTCTCCGCTGGTCAGGCTATCCTGGCAGCAAAAGCCGGTGCTGCTTATGTATCTCCTTTCATCGGCCGTATTGATGATAGCAGCTGGGATGGTGTTGAACTGATTGCGCAGATCGCTCAGATCTACAGCATTCAGGGATTCAAAACTGAGATCCTGGCAGCGTCTATCCGTAACGCCCTCCACATTGTGAAATGTGCTGAAAGCGGTGCTGATGTTTGCACCTGCCCGCTGGATTCCATCCTCGGACTGCTGAAACACCCGCTCACGGACATTGGCCTCGCCAAGTTCCTGGAAGATGCTAAGAAAATGTAG
- a CDS encoding tetratricopeptide repeat protein produces MNHDFPSFNEFNEDFEDLRDLLQQFENLKEGRSHSFLDEDSFEQIIDYYDEHDELNNAMQAVEIAIEQFPFSSALLLKKSALLIETKKYREALQLLEKAAVLDSNDINLYILKTDVYLAMNQHEKAAKLLEEQIKVFDGEDRTDLLLELADVYDDWEEFEKVFDCLKMLLEFDPTNEEALHKICFWTEFTGRNEESIRLHTSIINEHPYNQLAWFNLGTAYQGLKLYEKAVDAYQYAVVIDERFDYAYRNMGDAYIHLRKFNEAIEVLQKHLEVAKPEDVIYEAIGHCYEKMRKFTQARYYYRKASHLSPNDDKLYLKIAKAYMTEENWENAIKSLQTAIRLNKQNLEYNITLGQCLLQIGSDKEALVYFLNAVRIRPGSAAAWKELIRGLYLVGHVEEAYAQLEIAEGKIGRKPVFLYYKAVILISMGRTKEGLIQLETALQLHPRQFKKVTELDPSILQHNSVVELIARYRRKR; encoded by the coding sequence ATGAATCACGATTTCCCATCATTTAACGAGTTTAACGAGGATTTTGAAGATTTAAGGGACTTGCTTCAGCAATTTGAAAATCTAAAAGAAGGGCGTTCTCACTCCTTTCTGGACGAGGATTCTTTCGAACAGATCATCGACTATTATGACGAGCATGACGAACTCAATAATGCCATGCAAGCCGTTGAGATCGCTATAGAGCAGTTCCCCTTTTCTTCTGCACTGCTCCTCAAGAAATCTGCATTACTTATCGAAACCAAAAAATACCGCGAAGCCCTGCAGCTGCTGGAGAAAGCCGCCGTACTGGATAGTAACGATATTAACCTTTATATCCTCAAAACAGACGTTTACCTGGCCATGAACCAGCACGAAAAGGCCGCGAAACTCCTCGAAGAACAGATCAAAGTGTTCGATGGAGAAGATCGTACAGACCTGCTGCTGGAACTCGCCGATGTGTATGACGACTGGGAAGAGTTCGAAAAAGTGTTCGACTGCCTGAAGATGCTGCTGGAGTTTGATCCCACCAATGAAGAAGCCTTGCACAAGATCTGCTTCTGGACGGAGTTCACCGGCCGCAACGAAGAAAGCATCCGCCTGCACACTTCCATCATCAACGAGCACCCTTACAACCAGCTCGCCTGGTTCAACCTGGGAACCGCCTACCAGGGCCTCAAGCTGTATGAAAAGGCCGTAGATGCATACCAGTATGCCGTAGTGATAGACGAACGTTTCGACTACGCCTACCGCAACATGGGCGATGCGTATATCCATCTGCGTAAGTTCAACGAAGCCATTGAAGTACTGCAAAAACACCTGGAAGTAGCCAAACCGGAGGACGTGATCTACGAAGCCATCGGCCATTGCTATGAAAAGATGCGCAAGTTCACGCAGGCCCGTTACTACTACCGGAAAGCCTCCCACCTCAGCCCGAACGACGATAAGCTCTATCTCAAGATCGCCAAAGCGTACATGACGGAAGAGAACTGGGAAAATGCCATAAAGTCCCTCCAGACCGCTATCCGGCTGAATAAGCAGAACCTGGAATACAATATCACCCTGGGCCAGTGCCTGCTCCAGATCGGGAGCGACAAAGAAGCCCTGGTGTATTTCCTCAACGCTGTCAGGATCCGCCCCGGCAGTGCTGCAGCCTGGAAAGAACTGATCCGCGGCCTTTACCTTGTTGGCCATGTGGAAGAAGCCTATGCCCAGCTGGAGATCGCGGAAGGCAAGATCGGCCGCAAACCCGTATTCCTGTATTATAAAGCCGTGATCCTCATCTCTATGGGAAGGACCAAAGAAGGCCTTATTCAGCTGGAAACCGCTCTGCAGCTGCATCCAAGGCAATTTAAAAAGGTCACGGAACTGGACCCTTCCATCCTTCAGCATAACAGTGTAGTAGAGCTGATAGCCCGGTATCGCCGGAAACGTTAG
- a CDS encoding phosphosulfolactate synthase, with protein MNFNLTQIPERTTQPRTYGLTMVMDKGLSVEEAKHFISAAAPHVDVVKLGFGTSFVTPNLRAKIELYQAANIPVYFGGTLFEAFLIRNQFDDYVKTIKDYGITWMEVSDGSITIPHAEKCGYIEQLTKHGLVLSEVGSKDAEHIIPPYKWIELMRAELEAGATYVIAEAREGGNVGIYRGSGEVREGLVQEILTQIPAEKIIWEAPQKDQQLYFLELVGCNANLGNLAPNEVIPLEAMRVGLRGDTFHLFLDKE; from the coding sequence ATGAATTTTAATCTCACGCAAATTCCTGAAAGAACCACACAGCCACGTACTTATGGGTTAACCATGGTGATGGACAAGGGCCTGAGTGTAGAGGAGGCAAAGCATTTTATCTCAGCAGCAGCACCACATGTAGATGTTGTAAAGTTAGGATTTGGTACCTCATTCGTAACGCCAAACCTGCGCGCAAAGATTGAACTATACCAGGCAGCCAACATTCCCGTGTATTTTGGCGGCACGCTGTTTGAAGCATTCCTGATCCGTAACCAGTTTGATGATTATGTGAAAACAATCAAGGATTACGGTATCACCTGGATGGAAGTATCCGATGGATCCATCACAATTCCCCACGCAGAAAAGTGCGGTTATATTGAACAACTCACCAAACATGGCCTGGTACTCAGCGAAGTAGGCTCCAAAGATGCAGAACATATCATTCCTCCTTATAAATGGATTGAACTGATGCGTGCGGAATTAGAAGCCGGCGCCACTTATGTGATTGCAGAAGCCCGCGAAGGCGGTAATGTAGGGATTTACCGTGGTTCAGGAGAAGTGCGCGAAGGCCTGGTGCAGGAGATCCTCACACAGATCCCGGCAGAAAAGATCATCTGGGAAGCACCCCAGAAAGATCAGCAGCTCTATTTCCTGGAACTCGTAGGTTGCAATGCCAACCTCGGCAACCTGGCTCCTAATGAAGTGATTCCTTTGGAAGCTATGCGCGTTGGTCTCCGTGGAGACACATTCCATCTCTTCTTAGATAAAGAATAG
- a CDS encoding class I SAM-dependent methyltransferase: MSLPQHSDATLRYQQQVDNSRNYVLPFIAQEFPDMKGLRVMEIGCGEGGVLTPFLEQGALCTGVDLFPERIELAKGFLGDYVASGQLQLIAKNIYDVDFFGEFQHAFDLIILKDAIEHIPDQDKLIEYLKQLLNPRGQVYFGFPPWYMPHGGHQQICHSKVLSFLPYIHLLPRPLYRGLLKAFGEHENTIKELMELVDTGISIERFEKIAKASGFAITQRKYYLINPIYKYKFNLKPREQFGWMKGIPFVRNFFTTCMYYLIKPAK, translated from the coding sequence ATGTCATTACCACAACATTCTGATGCCACTTTGCGCTACCAGCAGCAGGTAGATAATTCCAGGAATTACGTTTTGCCTTTTATAGCGCAGGAGTTTCCGGATATGAAAGGACTGCGTGTGATGGAGATCGGCTGTGGAGAAGGTGGTGTGCTCACCCCTTTCCTGGAGCAGGGTGCTCTATGCACGGGGGTTGATCTTTTCCCGGAAAGGATTGAACTGGCGAAGGGTTTCCTGGGGGATTATGTGGCCAGCGGGCAGTTGCAGCTGATTGCCAAGAATATTTACGATGTGGATTTCTTTGGTGAGTTCCAGCATGCTTTTGACCTCATTATCCTGAAAGACGCTATTGAACATATTCCTGATCAGGACAAACTGATCGAATACCTCAAACAATTGCTCAATCCACGCGGGCAGGTGTATTTTGGGTTTCCGCCCTGGTATATGCCGCATGGGGGGCATCAGCAGATCTGCCATAGCAAGGTGCTGAGTTTTCTGCCTTATATCCATTTACTGCCGAGGCCTTTGTATCGTGGTTTGCTGAAGGCGTTTGGAGAGCATGAGAATACGATCAAAGAATTAATGGAACTGGTGGATACCGGTATTTCCATTGAAAGGTTTGAGAAGATCGCTAAGGCTTCCGGGTTTGCTATTACGCAGCGGAAATACTACCTCATCAATCCTATCTATAAATACAAGTTTAATCTCAAGCCGAGGGAGCAGTTTGGCTGGATGAAGGGGATTCCTTTTGTGAGGAATTTCTTTACTACCTGCATGTATTACCTGATCAAGCCTGCGAAGTGA
- a CDS encoding NAD(P)/FAD-dependent oxidoreductase produces MIQPNIPESDRPRVVIVGGGFGGINLAKALKHAPVQVVLLDRNNYHLFQPLLYQVATAGLEPDSIAFPLRGIFKNQKNLHFRMAEVKAVRSEENILETNIGEIRYNYLVIATGSNTNFFGNNQIAENAIGMKSLIEAVQIRNYVLKQFEECLLLNDEQLIRRKLNFVMVGGGPTGVELAGAFAELRKYILPKDYPELPIHMMNIYLVEAGPRVLASMSEASSLNTLKGLDFLGVKVLLNTAVKEYDGTTLKLSNGDSIETQSLLWSAGVKGFPLEGFLDSVILPNGRLKVNEVNLVEGYSNIYAIGDMAQMLNDERFPKGYPMVAQVAIQQGAQLGANIKNSLRGKVMKSFRYKDLGSMATIGRNRAVTEFAGFRLSGYIAWIAWMAVHLLNLLGFRNKLVVFINWFYRYFTYDRGTRIIIKRGAANIVKLGKTMDQTTASNI; encoded by the coding sequence ATGATACAGCCGAACATTCCGGAATCAGACAGGCCCAGGGTGGTAATAGTTGGAGGTGGATTTGGTGGCATTAACCTGGCCAAGGCATTGAAACACGCGCCCGTACAAGTAGTGTTGCTGGACAGAAACAATTATCATCTTTTTCAACCCCTCCTTTACCAGGTAGCTACCGCAGGCCTGGAACCGGATAGTATTGCCTTTCCGCTGAGGGGGATCTTCAAGAACCAAAAGAACCTGCACTTCCGCATGGCCGAGGTAAAAGCGGTACGTTCTGAGGAAAACATCCTGGAAACCAATATCGGGGAGATCAGGTATAACTACCTCGTGATCGCCACGGGCAGTAACACCAACTTCTTCGGTAATAACCAGATCGCGGAAAATGCCATTGGCATGAAATCGCTCATAGAAGCGGTGCAGATCCGCAACTATGTGCTGAAACAATTTGAAGAATGTTTATTACTGAACGATGAACAGCTTATCCGCCGGAAACTGAATTTTGTGATGGTAGGCGGTGGCCCCACCGGTGTGGAGTTGGCGGGCGCCTTTGCAGAATTGCGCAAGTACATTCTGCCTAAGGATTATCCTGAATTGCCCATCCACATGATGAACATCTACCTGGTAGAAGCAGGGCCAAGGGTATTAGCCTCTATGTCCGAAGCATCCAGTCTTAACACCTTAAAGGGCCTGGACTTCTTAGGCGTGAAAGTATTACTGAACACTGCCGTAAAGGAATATGACGGTACTACGCTGAAACTGAGTAATGGAGATAGCATTGAAACACAATCCCTCTTATGGTCCGCAGGTGTGAAAGGCTTTCCGCTGGAAGGTTTCCTGGATAGCGTGATTTTACCGAATGGCCGCTTGAAAGTAAATGAAGTGAACCTCGTGGAAGGATATTCCAATATCTATGCGATAGGGGATATGGCACAAATGCTGAATGATGAACGTTTCCCGAAAGGATACCCCATGGTGGCGCAGGTGGCTATACAACAGGGTGCACAATTGGGTGCCAATATCAAAAACAGTTTGCGTGGAAAGGTGATGAAATCTTTCAGGTATAAAGACCTTGGCAGTATGGCCACCATTGGCCGTAACAGGGCAGTAACAGAATTTGCGGGCTTCCGCCTGAGCGGTTACATTGCCTGGATCGCCTGGATGGCAGTACACTTACTGAACCTCTTAGGTTTCCGGAATAAACTGGTAGTGTTCATCAACTGGTTCTACCGCTATTTCACCTACGATCGCGGAACGCGGATCATTATCAAACGCGGAGCTGCAAATATTGTGAAGTTGGGTAAAACGATGGATCAGACAACGGCTTCCAATATCTGA
- the aroE gene encoding shikimate dehydrogenase family protein (AroE; catalyzes the conversion of shikimate to 3-dehydroshikimate) yields the protein MRLFGLIGFPLSHSFSKGFFADKFSQEGITGCSYENFPIPDIDQFPDLWKNNPQLEGLNVTIPYKQAVIPFLDDFSEAAKTIGAVNCIRKQGNKLTGHNTDVIGFQRSLEPLLQPQHTKALILGAGGAAKAVKFSLEQLGITYTEVSRKYFTGTILYESLNESIMQEHTLIINTTPVGMYPNITEAPPILYEFITPQHLLYDLIYNPAETRFMQNGAAKGATVKNGHEMLILQAEASWEIWNAH from the coding sequence ATGCGTTTATTCGGCCTTATTGGTTTTCCGCTCTCCCATTCCTTTTCCAAAGGATTCTTCGCTGATAAGTTCTCACAGGAAGGTATTACCGGTTGCAGTTATGAAAACTTTCCCATTCCCGATATAGATCAGTTTCCCGATCTCTGGAAAAACAACCCGCAACTGGAAGGGCTGAACGTAACCATCCCTTACAAACAAGCCGTGATCCCTTTCCTGGACGATTTCAGCGAAGCCGCCAAAACCATTGGTGCCGTGAATTGCATCCGCAAACAGGGAAATAAACTAACAGGGCATAATACAGATGTGATCGGCTTCCAGCGTTCCCTGGAACCTTTATTGCAACCACAGCATACCAAAGCATTGATATTAGGTGCCGGCGGAGCAGCCAAAGCAGTGAAGTTCAGCCTGGAGCAGTTAGGTATAACCTATACAGAAGTGAGCAGGAAATATTTTACAGGCACCATCCTGTATGAATCCCTGAACGAGTCCATCATGCAGGAGCATACACTGATCATCAATACCACACCCGTAGGCATGTACCCCAACATAACGGAAGCACCTCCCATCCTTTACGAATTCATCACACCGCAACATTTACTATACGATCTCATCTACAATCCCGCAGAAACCCGGTTCATGCAGAACGGCGCCGCAAAAGGAGCCACTGTAAAAAATGGCCACGAAATGCTCATCCTGCAGGCAGAAGCCTCCTGGGAGATATGGAATGCTCATTGA
- a CDS encoding MIP/aquaporin family protein, whose amino-acid sequence MSIFLAEILGTALLILLGNGVVANCVLNKSKGQNGGWMVITMGWAMAVFVGVFTVGAYSGAHLNSAVTLALAVTGGISWDLVPVYIFAQLVGAIIGASLVWAAYKQHFDATTDADGILACFCTAPAIRSTIPNLVTEIIGTFVLIFGVFYITKSEVGLGAVDALPVALLVLAIGLSLGGPTGYAINPARDLGPRIAHFILPIKGKRNSDWGYAWIPVVGPVIGALLAAALHMALK is encoded by the coding sequence ATGTCAATTTTCCTGGCAGAAATATTAGGCACTGCATTGCTCATTCTTTTAGGGAACGGGGTAGTAGCTAATTGCGTATTGAATAAAAGTAAAGGTCAGAACGGCGGGTGGATGGTGATCACCATGGGCTGGGCCATGGCTGTTTTTGTAGGCGTATTTACAGTAGGTGCTTACAGCGGTGCTCACCTCAATTCAGCCGTAACACTGGCATTGGCTGTTACCGGCGGTATTTCCTGGGACCTCGTGCCCGTGTATATCTTCGCCCAACTGGTCGGTGCCATCATAGGAGCCAGCCTGGTATGGGCTGCTTACAAACAGCACTTTGATGCCACTACGGATGCAGATGGTATCCTGGCCTGTTTCTGTACAGCACCGGCTATCAGAAGCACCATTCCAAACCTTGTTACAGAGATCATCGGCACCTTCGTACTCATTTTCGGGGTGTTCTACATTACTAAGTCAGAAGTAGGGCTGGGTGCTGTAGATGCTTTGCCCGTTGCACTCCTGGTATTAGCCATCGGCCTTTCTTTAGGCGGGCCTACCGGGTATGCCATCAATCCTGCAAGGGACCTCGGCCCAAGGATCGCGCATTTCATCCTGCCTATCAAAGGCAAACGGAACAGCGATTGGGGATATGCATGGATCCCTGTTGTAGGACCAGTGATCGGTGCATTGCTGGCTGCTGCCTTGCACATGGCGCTGAAATAA
- the glpK gene encoding glycerol kinase GlpK: MEAQFIMALDQGTTSSRAIIFNRAGDIVAVSQKEFSQIYPQPGWVEHDPQEIWSTQAGVAAEVIAKAGTTGDKIAAMGITNQRETTIVWDRKTGKPLYNAIVWQDRRTSAYCDELRAQGLAEDIRSKTGLILDAYFSGTKVKWILDNVEGARAKANAGELAFGTVDTWLIWNFTKGKLHVTDVSNASRTMLYNIHKQAWDESLLKLMDIPASMLPEVRASSEVYGETEATLTPFKIPIAGIAGDQQAALFGQMCTEPGMVKNTYGTGCFMMLNTGEKAISSANNLLTTIAWKIGDTTHYALEGSIFIGGAVVQWLRDGLGIIRHSADVEALAASVKDTDGVYMVPAFAGLGAPHWNQYARGTIVGMTRGTKDAHIARAALDSIAYQTMDVLKAMESDAGMKIRELRVDGGATANNLLMQFQADIMETQVIRPKVTETTALGAAYLAGLAIGFWDSIETIRKQWQEDAKFTPSMDAEKRTALTNDWQRAIRAAKAWAEK, from the coding sequence ATGGAAGCACAATTCATTATGGCCCTGGATCAGGGAACCACCAGCTCTCGCGCTATCATCTTCAATCGTGCAGGGGATATCGTAGCCGTTTCGCAGAAAGAATTTTCACAGATCTACCCGCAACCAGGATGGGTAGAACATGACCCGCAGGAGATCTGGAGTACCCAGGCAGGCGTAGCTGCTGAAGTGATCGCAAAAGCCGGCACTACAGGAGACAAGATCGCAGCCATGGGCATCACCAATCAACGGGAAACCACTATCGTATGGGATCGTAAAACAGGGAAACCCTTGTATAACGCCATCGTTTGGCAGGACAGGCGGACTTCCGCCTACTGTGACGAACTGCGTGCACAGGGTCTGGCAGAAGATATCCGCTCCAAAACGGGCCTTATCCTGGACGCTTATTTCTCCGGTACCAAAGTAAAATGGATCCTGGATAATGTAGAAGGCGCCCGTGCAAAAGCCAATGCCGGAGAACTGGCATTCGGTACTGTAGACACCTGGCTTATCTGGAACTTCACCAAAGGGAAACTGCATGTTACAGATGTAAGCAATGCCTCCCGCACCATGTTATACAATATCCACAAACAGGCATGGGACGAAAGCCTCCTGAAACTGATGGATATTCCCGCCTCCATGCTTCCGGAAGTACGCGCTTCCAGCGAAGTATATGGAGAAACTGAAGCCACACTCACACCTTTCAAAATACCCATTGCCGGTATTGCAGGAGACCAGCAGGCAGCCCTTTTCGGCCAGATGTGTACAGAACCAGGTATGGTGAAGAACACTTACGGCACCGGCTGTTTCATGATGCTGAACACCGGCGAAAAAGCCATCAGCTCTGCCAATAACCTCCTTACCACCATTGCCTGGAAGATCGGTGATACCACTCATTACGCCCTCGAAGGCAGCATTTTCATCGGCGGCGCCGTTGTTCAATGGCTGCGTGATGGTTTAGGTATCATCCGCCATTCTGCAGATGTGGAAGCACTGGCCGCCTCTGTAAAAGACACAGATGGTGTATATATGGTCCCCGCTTTTGCAGGACTGGGTGCACCACACTGGAATCAATATGCCCGTGGTACTATCGTTGGTATGACCCGCGGAACAAAAGACGCACACATTGCCCGCGCCGCACTGGACAGTATCGCTTATCAGACCATGGATGTACTCAAAGCCATGGAATCTGATGCCGGCATGAAGATCCGGGAATTAAGGGTTGATGGCGGCGCTACCGCCAATAACCTGCTGATGCAGTTCCAGGCAGATATCATGGAAACCCAGGTGATCCGCCCGAAAGTAACAGAAACCACCGCACTGGGTGCAGCTTACCTCGCTGGCCTTGCTATCGGTTTCTGGGATAGCATTGAAACTATCCGCAAACAGTGGCAGGAAGATGCTAAGTTCACGCCCTCCATGGATGCAGAAAAAAGAACGGCGCTCACAAATGACTGGCAGCGCGCTATCCGCGCAGCTAAAGCCTGGGCTGAAAAATAA
- a CDS encoding DUF5103 domain-containing protein, with protein sequence MKKVASTCFTLIAILAGFHLSAQENKITPDHVYHQNIRTVKLNRTGDPVSLPLITLNSGEKLELNFDDLQYEVKSYYYTLVLCNADWTPVRMNAIEYLRGFSENQIQDYRFSSVALQKYVHYRVEIPNKNCTPVKSGNYLLKVYLDSDTNKLAFTRRMMVIDNKASVGGFVSQPINPKVFRTSQKVNVSINTKGLNLPNPFDQLKVVIQQNFRWDNAITGIKPQFIKGDVLEYNAEQNIIFPGMKEWRWIDLRSFRLQTERVEKTDYQRTGTTVFAMPDFPRDNQVYQYIKDINGRYFPATIDDYNPNFEGDYARVNFVFPAKEPYAGYDLYIFGELTDYECNTANKLVYNGARRAYEGALFLKQGFYNYVYGLIDRTTNQFSTEYTEGDSWETENVYTVLVYYRALGGRYDELIGQLNLNSIQNRR encoded by the coding sequence ATGAAGAAAGTAGCATCCACATGCTTCACCCTTATAGCGATCCTGGCAGGTTTCCACCTGAGTGCGCAGGAAAACAAGATCACGCCGGATCATGTTTACCATCAGAACATCAGAACAGTAAAGCTTAACCGTACAGGCGACCCGGTTAGTTTACCCCTGATAACACTGAACAGTGGTGAAAAACTTGAGTTGAACTTTGACGATCTTCAATACGAAGTTAAAAGTTATTACTATACTTTGGTATTATGTAATGCGGACTGGACGCCCGTACGCATGAACGCCATTGAATACCTCCGCGGATTTTCAGAGAACCAGATACAGGATTACCGTTTTTCCAGCGTGGCTTTGCAGAAGTATGTGCATTACCGCGTAGAGATCCCGAATAAGAACTGCACACCGGTTAAGTCAGGGAATTACCTGCTGAAAGTGTACCTGGACAGTGATACCAACAAACTCGCTTTCACGCGCAGGATGATGGTGATAGATAATAAAGCCAGTGTGGGCGGATTCGTTTCCCAGCCCATCAACCCTAAAGTATTCAGAACTTCGCAGAAGGTAAATGTTTCCATCAATACAAAAGGGCTGAACCTTCCCAATCCTTTCGATCAGTTAAAGGTGGTGATACAGCAGAACTTCCGCTGGGATAATGCCATCACCGGCATCAAACCACAGTTTATTAAAGGTGATGTACTGGAATACAACGCAGAGCAGAACATTATTTTTCCAGGTATGAAGGAATGGCGATGGATAGACCTGCGCAGCTTCCGGCTGCAGACAGAAAGAGTGGAGAAAACAGATTACCAGCGTACGGGCACCACCGTATTTGCCATGCCGGATTTCCCGCGGGATAACCAGGTGTACCAGTATATCAAAGACATCAACGGGCGTTATTTCCCCGCTACCATAGATGATTACAATCCCAACTTTGAAGGAGATTATGCACGGGTGAATTTTGTATTCCCTGCAAAAGAACCTTATGCCGGATACGATCTCTACATCTTTGGCGAGCTGACGGATTACGAATGTAACACTGCTAATAAGCTGGTTTATAACGGTGCCCGCAGGGCTTACGAAGGAGCCCTTTTTCTCAAACAGGGTTTTTATAACTATGTGTACGGCCTGATAGACAGAACTACTAACCAGTTCAGTACAGAATATACCGAAGGTGATTCCTGGGAAACAGAGAACGTTTATACCGTTCTGGTTTATTACAGGGCATTAGGCGGCCGGTACGATGAACTGATCGGCCAGCTTAACCTGAATTCCATTCAAAACCGCAGATGA